The following are from one region of the Salvia splendens isolate huo1 chromosome 2, SspV2, whole genome shotgun sequence genome:
- the LOC121792825 gene encoding subtilisin-like protease SBT3 isoform X1, which yields MLESRNLNCISQAPNKKMELFQAVLLILVCWSLLVSAERSTYIVHMDKSFMPKAFSTHHYWYSYLLKSAARLHGDGSEPRLVHTYDNAFHGFSAVMSESEVSALKKSPGFLSAYPDDVVTLDTTHTYKFLSLNTATGLWPGSQYGKDVIIGVVDTGIWPESPSFNDDGMTEIPARWKGICQAGDQFNSSHCNKKLIGARYFNEGSRASNPDVNITMNSARDESGHGTHVASTAAGNYVDNVSFFGYAGGRARGVAPRARLAAYKVTGWETGSVESDVLAGIDQAVADGVDILSISLSYRRTNLYENPIAIAGFGAREKGILVSVSAGNRGPNAATLLEGIPWAVIVASGTVDRWFAGTLTLGNGITITGWTMFPARAVVRNLPVVYNETLSACSSSELLAEAPEQSIIICNITFESIDFSSVMSYLSQSNVRAAIIISEDTSILRSTDFPFLGVVITPSEAEAVVSYASSDNTPTASIDFQQTILGTEPRAAPALSASSSRGPGRNYRPILKPDIMAPGVLILAAYNPYSSEASIGRNIFLASDYTLLSGTSMACPHISGIAALLKAAHPEWSPAAIQSAMMTTANPRDNTNQPIKDMAFNYRLATPLGMGAGQVDPNRALDPGLVYDATVQDHVNLVCSMNFTSEQTRTIIRSSYNCSNPSSDLNYPSFMFQYETEENRTTTAQFKRTLTNVGNRAATYKVKVEEPKNATVIISPETLVFRKKYDKRSYSMTIRYTSISEIELETADGSLTWIEVNGKHTVRSPIVVYPRLDNDD from the coding sequence ATGTTAGAATCAAGAAATCTGAACTGCATTTCTCAAGCTCCAAACAAGAAAATGGAGCTGTTTCAGGCAGTTTTATTGATTCTGGTATGTTGGTCTTTGCTTGTTTCAGCAGAGAGATCAACATACATTGTACACATGGATAAATCTTTCATGCCTAAGGCATTCTCCACTCACCATTACTGGTATTCTTACCTTCTTAAATCCGCAGCTCGGCTCCACGGCGATGGATCCGAGCCAAGGCTCGTCCACACTTACGACAATGCCTTCCACGGTTTCTCGGCAGTAATGTCGGAATCTGAAGTTTCAGCTCTGAAGAAGTCGCCGGGCTTCCTCTCAGCTTATCCCGATGATGTTGTGACGCTTGACACTACTCATACGTACAAGTTCTTGTCTCTGAACACTGCAACGGGGCTGTGGCCAGGGTCCCAGTATGGAAAGGACGTGATCATTGGGGTCGTGGACACGGGGATTTGGCCGGAGAGCCCGAGTTTCAACGATGACGGGATGACTGAGATCCCGGCGAGGTGGAAGGGGATATGCCAGGCAGGCGACCAATTCAATTCGTCGCACTGCAACAAGAAACTCATTGGAGCAAGATACTTCAACGAAGGATCTCGAGCTAGCAATCCTGATGTCAACATCACTATGAACTCGGCGAGGGATGAGTCTGGTCATGGCACTCATGTGGCATCCACGGCAGCAGGTAACTACGTCGATAACGTTTCCTTTTTCGGTTATGCAGGTGGAAGAGCGCGAGGAGTAGCTCCCCGCGCTCGTCTGGCTGCATATAAGGTAACTGGTTGGGAGACGGGGAGTGTCGAATCTGACGTGCTTGCCGGCATTGATCAAGCAGTGGCTGATGGAGTTGACATACTGTCGATTTCTCTGAGCTATCGCCGTACGAATCTGTATGAGAATCCGATTGCAATAGCAGGATTTGGTGCAAGGGAGAAGGGCATCCTTGTCTCTGTCTCAGCAGGAAACCGAGGACCGAATGCTGCAACGCTTCTCGAAGGTATCCCATGGGCAGTGATAGTTGCGTCAGGGACAGTTGACCGATGGTTCGCCGGAACACTGACTCTCGGAAATGGCATAACCATCACCGGGTGGACTATGTTTCCGGCGAGAGCCGTGGTCAGAAACTTGCCTGTGGTATATAACGAGACTCTGTCTGCCTGCAGCTCGAGTGAGTTACTAGCGGAGGCTCCTGAGCAGAGCATCATCATATGCAATATCACTTTCGAAAGCATTGATTTTTCTTCTGTGATGAGTTATCTGTCCCAGTCGAATGTTCGAGCAGCAATCATCATTTCAGAAGATACAAGCATACTAAGATCCACAGATTTTCCTTTTCTTGGAGTTGTGATCACGCCCTCGGAAGCAGAGGCTGTGGTCAGTTATGCATCATCAGATAATACGCCCACTGCGAGTATTGATTTCCAACAGACCATTCTTGGAACCGAGCCGAGAGCTGCTCCGGCCCTTTCAGCTTCCTCGTCGAGAGGCCCTGGCCGAAACTATCGACCAATCTTGAAGCCCGATATAATGGCTCCGGGAGTCCTCATCTTAGCAGCATATAATCCTTATTCGTCTGAAGCTAGTATTGGAAGAAACATATTTCTTGCAAGCGACTACACCCTTCTGTCTGGAACTTCAATGGCTTGCCCTCATATATCTGGCATTGCTGCACTCCTCAAAGCAGCACATCCCGAGTGGAGCCCTGCAGCTATCCAGTCTGCAATGATGACCACGGCAAATCCACGGGATAACACCAACCAACCGATCAAGGACATGGCATTCAACTATCGTCTTGCTACCCCTTTAGGCATGGGAGCAGGGCAAGTTGATCCAAACCGTGCACTTGACCCAGGTCTCGTTTATGATGCAACAGTGCAAGATCACGTCAATCTTGTCTGTTCCATGAATTTCACCTCCGAACAAACACGCACCATCATCAGATCAAGTTACAACTGCTCAAACCCATCCTCGGACTTGAACTACCCGTCTTTTATGTTTCAGTACGAAACTGAAGAAAACAGAACAACCACAGCTCAGTTCAAGAGAACGCTCACAAACGTAGGGAACAGAGCAGCTACATACAAAGTCAAGGTAGAAGAACCAAAGAATGCCACAGTCATAATATCACCAGAGACATTAGTTTTCAGGAAGAAATATGACAAGCGAAGCTATTCCATGACTATTCGTTACACGAGTATCAGCGAGATCGAGCTCGAGACAGCAGATGGCTCACTCACTTGGATTGAAGTGAATGGCAAGCACACAGTCAGAAGCCCCATTGTGGTCTATCCTAGGCTCGACAATGATGATTAG
- the LOC121792825 gene encoding subtilisin-like protease SBT3 isoform X2: MLESRNLNCISQAPNKKMELFQAVLLILVCWSLLVSAERSTYIVHMDKSFMPKAFSTHHYWYSYLLKSAARLHGDGSEPRLVHTYDNAFHGFSAVMSESEVSALKKSPGFLSAYPDDVVTLDTTHTYKFLSLNTATGLWPGSQYGKDVIIGVVDTGIWPESPSFNDDGMTEIPARWKGICQAGDQFNSSHCNKKLIGARYFNEGSRASNPDVNITMNSARDESGHGTHVASTAAVADGVDILSISLSYRRTNLYENPIAIAGFGAREKGILVSVSAGNRGPNAATLLEGIPWAVIVASGTVDRWFAGTLTLGNGITITGWTMFPARAVVRNLPVVYNETLSACSSSELLAEAPEQSIIICNITFESIDFSSVMSYLSQSNVRAAIIISEDTSILRSTDFPFLGVVITPSEAEAVVSYASSDNTPTASIDFQQTILGTEPRAAPALSASSSRGPGRNYRPILKPDIMAPGVLILAAYNPYSSEASIGRNIFLASDYTLLSGTSMACPHISGIAALLKAAHPEWSPAAIQSAMMTTANPRDNTNQPIKDMAFNYRLATPLGMGAGQVDPNRALDPGLVYDATVQDHVNLVCSMNFTSEQTRTIIRSSYNCSNPSSDLNYPSFMFQYETEENRTTTAQFKRTLTNVGNRAATYKVKVEEPKNATVIISPETLVFRKKYDKRSYSMTIRYTSISEIELETADGSLTWIEVNGKHTVRSPIVVYPRLDNDD; the protein is encoded by the exons ATGTTAGAATCAAGAAATCTGAACTGCATTTCTCAAGCTCCAAACAAGAAAATGGAGCTGTTTCAGGCAGTTTTATTGATTCTGGTATGTTGGTCTTTGCTTGTTTCAGCAGAGAGATCAACATACATTGTACACATGGATAAATCTTTCATGCCTAAGGCATTCTCCACTCACCATTACTGGTATTCTTACCTTCTTAAATCCGCAGCTCGGCTCCACGGCGATGGATCCGAGCCAAGGCTCGTCCACACTTACGACAATGCCTTCCACGGTTTCTCGGCAGTAATGTCGGAATCTGAAGTTTCAGCTCTGAAGAAGTCGCCGGGCTTCCTCTCAGCTTATCCCGATGATGTTGTGACGCTTGACACTACTCATACGTACAAGTTCTTGTCTCTGAACACTGCAACGGGGCTGTGGCCAGGGTCCCAGTATGGAAAGGACGTGATCATTGGGGTCGTGGACACGGGGATTTGGCCGGAGAGCCCGAGTTTCAACGATGACGGGATGACTGAGATCCCGGCGAGGTGGAAGGGGATATGCCAGGCAGGCGACCAATTCAATTCGTCGCACTGCAACAAGAAACTCATTGGAGCAAGATACTTCAACGAAGGATCTCGAGCTAGCAATCCTGATGTCAACATCACTATGAACTCGGCGAGGGATGAGTCTGGTCATGGCACTCATGTGGCATCCACGGCAGCAG TGGCTGATGGAGTTGACATACTGTCGATTTCTCTGAGCTATCGCCGTACGAATCTGTATGAGAATCCGATTGCAATAGCAGGATTTGGTGCAAGGGAGAAGGGCATCCTTGTCTCTGTCTCAGCAGGAAACCGAGGACCGAATGCTGCAACGCTTCTCGAAGGTATCCCATGGGCAGTGATAGTTGCGTCAGGGACAGTTGACCGATGGTTCGCCGGAACACTGACTCTCGGAAATGGCATAACCATCACCGGGTGGACTATGTTTCCGGCGAGAGCCGTGGTCAGAAACTTGCCTGTGGTATATAACGAGACTCTGTCTGCCTGCAGCTCGAGTGAGTTACTAGCGGAGGCTCCTGAGCAGAGCATCATCATATGCAATATCACTTTCGAAAGCATTGATTTTTCTTCTGTGATGAGTTATCTGTCCCAGTCGAATGTTCGAGCAGCAATCATCATTTCAGAAGATACAAGCATACTAAGATCCACAGATTTTCCTTTTCTTGGAGTTGTGATCACGCCCTCGGAAGCAGAGGCTGTGGTCAGTTATGCATCATCAGATAATACGCCCACTGCGAGTATTGATTTCCAACAGACCATTCTTGGAACCGAGCCGAGAGCTGCTCCGGCCCTTTCAGCTTCCTCGTCGAGAGGCCCTGGCCGAAACTATCGACCAATCTTGAAGCCCGATATAATGGCTCCGGGAGTCCTCATCTTAGCAGCATATAATCCTTATTCGTCTGAAGCTAGTATTGGAAGAAACATATTTCTTGCAAGCGACTACACCCTTCTGTCTGGAACTTCAATGGCTTGCCCTCATATATCTGGCATTGCTGCACTCCTCAAAGCAGCACATCCCGAGTGGAGCCCTGCAGCTATCCAGTCTGCAATGATGACCACGGCAAATCCACGGGATAACACCAACCAACCGATCAAGGACATGGCATTCAACTATCGTCTTGCTACCCCTTTAGGCATGGGAGCAGGGCAAGTTGATCCAAACCGTGCACTTGACCCAGGTCTCGTTTATGATGCAACAGTGCAAGATCACGTCAATCTTGTCTGTTCCATGAATTTCACCTCCGAACAAACACGCACCATCATCAGATCAAGTTACAACTGCTCAAACCCATCCTCGGACTTGAACTACCCGTCTTTTATGTTTCAGTACGAAACTGAAGAAAACAGAACAACCACAGCTCAGTTCAAGAGAACGCTCACAAACGTAGGGAACAGAGCAGCTACATACAAAGTCAAGGTAGAAGAACCAAAGAATGCCACAGTCATAATATCACCAGAGACATTAGTTTTCAGGAAGAAATATGACAAGCGAAGCTATTCCATGACTATTCGTTACACGAGTATCAGCGAGATCGAGCTCGAGACAGCAGATGGCTCACTCACTTGGATTGAAGTGAATGGCAAGCACACAGTCAGAAGCCCCATTGTGGTCTATCCTAGGCTCGACAATGATGATTAG